A region from the Xiphias gladius isolate SHS-SW01 ecotype Sanya breed wild chromosome 20, ASM1685928v1, whole genome shotgun sequence genome encodes:
- the lin54 gene encoding protein lin-54 homolog, which yields MDVVSPELNSLLPDEIMDTEAIEDVPHPQPDTTTVQSEPSDDTSVPMETDTPVASEDLSLCSDAASTGPTQALTTSTATDSTLSISSGSQIPISISSSSSPLLTLKPVLATSTATTKTTDSVTGTSVTTSGLQKLTAPFTISPANHQIILNKVASSQATEAAKSSGTQPQVIKQEGQKLLVTAIGKSGQPIVLQLPHTGSKPGVAQTSVDTKSQAQQFKVVTIGGRSELKPVVGSAGNQVTTLQAQQLKAVQIAKKTPASSAAPIKFIITKTVNSKGLSPQTSVPPVIAGRVLTQNSPVMPPRTITLSEPHNTSIQSIPGKKIAISPLKTPSKVTVVSVASPTSNTSQKSVALPVNVALGQQILTVQQSTSASPVKVATSQTTAQNIKPVQPVAVGGVGGSQFKTIIPLATQPNVQQIQVPGSRFHYVRLVTATTASSTGQPSGPSTSSIQTAKPMVVSTGAVRMSVPIVPAQTMKQVAPKPLTPAAQVVTTTQTQQRLIMPATPLPQIQPNFTNLPPGTVLAPAPGGGNVGYAVVPAQYVTQLQQSPFVTLASSSGFPAPTGIQTQARLPLNGLSTAETTSRPRKPCNCTKSQCLKLYCDCFANGEFCNNCNCNNCFNNLEHETERLKAIKTCLDRNPEAFKPKIGKGKEGESDRRHSKGCNCKRSGCLKNYCECYEAKIMCSSICKCIGCKNFEESPERKTLMHLADAAEVRVQQQTAAKTKLSSQISDLLMRTTPVISSGGGRLPYTFVTKEVLEATCECLLEQAKKSEQTHQPQAEAERMILEEFGHCLMRIISSAGKAKADCASINC from the exons ATGGATGTGGTGTCACCAGAGCTCAACAGCCTCCTTCCTGATGAAATCATGGATACCGAGGCCATAGAGGACGTCCCTCACCCCCAACCCGACACCACCACAGTCCAGTCAGAGCCCAGTGACGACACATCGGTCCCGATGGAAACGGATACACCCGTGGCTTCCGAAGATTTGAGCCTGTGCTCAGATGCCGCTTCAACAGGACCCACTCAGGCTCTGACCACCTCCACGGCCACAGACTCTACACTCAGCATCAGCTCGGGAAGTCAGATTCCCATCTCAATTTCCAGTTCGTCGTCACCCCTTCTCACCCTCAAACCAGTCCTGGCTACTTCTACAGCCACCACCAAAACTACAGATAGTGTGACTGGGACTAGTGTCACTACAAGTGGGTTACAGAAGCTCACGGCTCCGTTCACCATCTCCCCAGCAAACCACCAGATCATTCTCAACAAGGTGGCCTCATCTCAAGCCACGGAAGCAGCAAAGTCTTCAGGTACACAGCCCCAGGTCATCAAACAGGAAGGACAAAAACTCTTGGTTACAGCAATAGGAAAGTCGGGGCAACCTATAGTGCTGCAGTTACCCCACACAGGCAGCAAGCCTGGCGTGGCACAGACTTCAGTAGACACCAAGTCTCAAGCTCAGCAGTTTAAAGTGGTGACCATCGGTGGGAGGTCGGAGCTGAAGCCGGTGGTGGGCAGTGCTGGCAACCAGGTGACCACATTACAGGCCCAGCAGCTGAAGGCTGTGCAG ATCGCTAAGAAAACACCAGCATCCTCAGCTGCACCAATCAAGTTTATCATCACGAAGACGGTCAATAGCAAAGGCCTCAGTCCTCAGACATCAGTTCCTCCTGTTATTGCTG GACGGGTCCTGACACAGAATTCCCCAGTGATGCCCCCGAGGACCATTACTCTCTCTGAACCCCACAACACTAGTATACAGAGCATCCCTGGGAAAAAGATTGCTATTTCACCTCTTAAGACTCCCAGCAag GTAACCGTGGTGTCTGTGGCGTCCCCGACTTCAAACACCTCTCAAAAGTCAGTAGCGCTGCCTGTCAATGTAGCACTTGGCCAGCAGATCCTCACAGTCCAGCAGTCCACGTCTGCATCTCCAGTCAAGGTGGCCACCAGCCAAACCACGGCGCAG AATATTAAACCAGTGCAGCCTGTGGCTGTGGGAGGAGTCGGTGGCTCCCAGTTCAAGACCATCATCCCGCTGGCCACCCAGCCGAATGTGCAGCAGATTCAGGTGCCAGGAAGCAGGTTTCACTACGTCCGCCTCGTCACAGCGACCACAGCGAGCAGCACAGGACAGCCCAGTGGTCCCAGCACCAGCTccatacagacag CTAAACCCATGGTGGTCAGCACGGGAGCCGTGAGGATGTCTGTCCCTATCGTCCCAGCACAGACCATGAAACAG GTTGCACCGAAGCCCTTGACACCAGCAGCACAAGTAGTAACCACCACTCAGACCCAGCAACGCCTGATCATGCCCGCAACTCCACTACCGCAGATCCAGCCCAACTTCACCAACCTCCCTCCAGGCACCGTCCTGGCACCAGCTCCCGGAGGCGGGAACGTGGGCTATGCAGTTGTGCCAGCACAATATGTTACACAG CTCCAGCAGTCACCATTTGTGACCCTCGCCAGCAGCTCTGGTTTCCCTGCGCCCACTGGTATCCAGACTCAGGCCAGATTGCCACTTAACGG CTTgtcaacagcagaaacaaccTCACGACCAAGGAAACCATGCAACTGCACCAAGTCACAGTGTCTCAAACT CTACTGTGACTGCTTTGCAAATGGAGAGTTCTGCAATAATTGTAACTGTAATAACTGCTTCAATAACCTCGAACATGAAACAGAACGTCTCAAAGCTATAAAG ACGTGTCTGGACCGGAATCCGGAGGCCTTCAAGCCCAAAATTGGTAAAGGCAAAGAGGGGGAGTCGGACCGCCGACACAGCAAGGGCTGCAACTGCAAACGATCGGGCTGCCTGAAGAACTACTGCGAGTGCTACGAG GCGAAGATCATGTGCTCGTCCATTTGTAAATGCATCGGCTGCAAGAACTTTGAGGAGAGCCCGGAGAGGAAGACGCTGATGCACTTGGCCGATGCAGCAGAAGTGAGGGTACAGCAGCAGACCGCAGCCAAGACCAAGCTGTCCTCACAGATCTCAGACCTGCTCATGCGGACCACACCTGTTATTTCAAGTGGAGGCGGGAG GCTGCCATACACGTTTGTAACAAAGGAGGTGCTCGAAGCGACGTGCGAGTGTCTGCTGGAACAGGCCAAAAAGTCAGAACAGACTCATCAGCCTCAGGCCGAAGCAGAGAGGATGATCCTGGAGGAGTTCGGACACTGCCTCATGAGGATAATCAGCTCCGCGGGGAAAGCCAAAGCAGACTGCGCCTCCATCAACTGCTAG